One part of the Oscillatoria sp. FACHB-1407 genome encodes these proteins:
- a CDS encoding tetratricopeptide repeat protein, whose product MQLITDRHDAKAWVSKSTLLSNSGDYSDALQHLDRSLQLDPTLAVAWMSRGVVNAALENYSAALEDLTHALQIDANSVDAYLNRATVYLQMKLYQEAIQDCDRALQLDDHSLAAYFLRSQIKFVLGLHQEVIQDCDRALQLDVDSEFVLFHYIKGSSLLFLGQYRSALDEFLEEFRLTPEPSSDQYYRIALVQYWLGMNNKAIAIFVIDW is encoded by the coding sequence TTGCAACTGATCACAGATCGTCATGATGCTAAAGCCTGGGTGTCTAAAAGTACACTGCTCTCTAATTCTGGCGATTACTCGGATGCACTGCAACATCTCGATCGTTCACTACAACTTGATCCAACGCTGGCAGTTGCCTGGATGTCTAGGGGCGTGGTTAACGCTGCCCTTGAAAATTATTCCGCTGCCTTAGAAGACTTAACTCATGCGCTGCAAATTGATGCAAATTCTGTAGATGCTTACCTCAATCGGGCGACTGTTTATTTGCAGATGAAATTGTATCAGGAGGCAATTCAAGATTGCGATCGCGCTCTACAACTCGATGACCATTCTTTAGCAGCTTATTTCCTGCGTAGCCAAATCAAATTCGTCTTGGGCTTGCACCAGGAGGTGATTCAGGACTGCGATCGCGCTCTACAACTCGATGTCGATTCTGAATTCGTTCTTTTCCATTACATCAAAGGGTCATCGCTTTTATTCCTGGGTCAATATCGTTCTGCTCTTGATGAGTTTTTAGAAGAATTTCGTTTAACACCGGAACCCTCTTCTGACCAATATTACAGAATTGCTTTAGTGCAATATTGGTTGGGGATGAATAATAAGGCGATCGCCATCTTCGTTATTGATTGGTGA
- a CDS encoding O-linked N-acetylglucosamine transferase family protein, translating to MRIAFLDPIPWDYRTETPYQQPLGGSQSAACYLAEALAQAGHTAFLLNNTALTDLSRGVICLPLSAGSPELLKSLALDALIVVNQPEVGQHFRRLLPDSTRLVCWIQSAADQENARSLHQREQQQAYDGFAMVSEWQRNQFHQHFGLPLNKMRVLRNAIAPTFQSLFSSEPSILAAKTQAPILAYTSTPFRGLELLLELFPRIRDAVPGTTLKVFSSMRVYQQDAAEDEFKELYDRCYALQGVDYVGSLSQSELAQALRSVTVWTYPNIFFETSCIAAMEAIASGCRVITSAIGALPETTAGFAQLIPIADAETAVAQRFVSFTPETRQAFCQQFVDATVRVLQAQATDPTAVETALQQQVDYINQNCIWSVRVHQWIEWLNSLETLELTPLNPPIKTEHPIHESFLEPIPPSPPDLPSVAQLSPSAITQLLDQAAQLGQAGQFAEVQRICQQILQQQPQTAQALHLLGLAQLQLRDTEAALTSLQQAIALAPNAAEYHGHLGVALCSCEQVEEGITAYQRALQLQPQLTDVRYNLALALHRQGNLSDAIAHYQQVVARQPQNTQALLNLGNALQQRQQYDRAIARYQQALKLRPDQAETWLRLGTAHQMQEHWEEAIRCFQRALTLNPESVETHNNLGIILYELGRAREAIAHFEQALALQPNLTHAGLNLGNTLLKLERFAEAETAYRQVLQREPDNLKALDGLVRLLRQTCQWADVEALSDRLITVAQTQLDQGKPCSVTPLNTLLLPFSAAQQQAIAQQTAQAIAQSVAERRQQLGFQFNEKPHTAHRRLRIGYVSGDFRDHAVAHLMVRLFGLHNREQFEVFAYSLGPDDGSDYRKTFEQECDRFIDISHWTPAASAQQVFQDGIDILVDLAGYTEFSSPRLFALQPAPIQVNYLGYPGTMGADFIDYVLTDRVITPPELASTMTEHCVYLPHCYQINDNQQAIPPAPSRPAIGLPETGFVYCCFNNTRKIDPHLFSVWMRILQQVPNSVMWLFHSYPTAEHNLKQTAEKQGIRGDRLIFAQRLPKAEHLNRLQLADLFLDTRFYNAHTTASDALWAGVPVLTTLGDTFAARVAASLLTAVGLPELITPSLEAYEQQAIQLAQHPQTLHALKTKLATQRLTMPLYDTERSVRAIEQAYQMMWQVYQSGESPRSLP from the coding sequence ATGCGGATTGCTTTTCTTGACCCTATCCCCTGGGATTATCGAACTGAAACACCCTATCAGCAACCCCTGGGTGGTTCTCAATCCGCGGCGTGCTACCTGGCAGAGGCATTGGCACAGGCAGGACATACGGCGTTTTTGTTAAACAACACCGCTCTGACTGATCTCTCGCGTGGAGTCATTTGTTTACCGTTGTCAGCAGGTTCACCCGAATTGCTCAAATCCCTGGCGTTAGATGCGTTGATTGTGGTCAACCAACCTGAAGTGGGGCAACACTTTCGCCGATTGTTACCTGATTCAACGCGGTTAGTGTGTTGGATTCAAAGTGCAGCTGATCAAGAAAATGCGCGATCGCTCCATCAACGAGAACAACAACAGGCATATGACGGGTTCGCCATGGTGAGTGAGTGGCAGCGAAACCAGTTTCACCAACACTTTGGGCTACCGTTGAACAAAATGCGAGTGTTGCGAAATGCGATCGCCCCAACCTTTCAATCTCTTTTTTCTTCTGAACCATCAATTCTTGCCGCTAAAACTCAAGCACCCATCTTGGCATATACCAGCACTCCCTTTCGGGGGTTAGAACTCTTGCTAGAGCTGTTTCCTAGAATTCGAGATGCTGTTCCTGGAACTACGCTCAAGGTGTTTTCGAGTATGCGCGTCTATCAACAGGATGCAGCTGAAGATGAGTTTAAGGAACTGTATGACCGTTGCTATGCATTGCAGGGGGTGGACTATGTTGGCTCTCTATCTCAATCGGAACTCGCCCAGGCATTGCGATCGGTAACAGTATGGACGTATCCCAATATCTTCTTTGAAACGTCTTGTATTGCGGCAATGGAGGCGATCGCCAGTGGGTGTCGGGTAATTACCAGTGCGATCGGAGCCTTGCCCGAAACCACCGCAGGTTTTGCTCAGTTAATTCCCATTGCTGATGCTGAAACTGCTGTCGCTCAACGGTTTGTCTCCTTTACACCAGAAACTCGGCAAGCATTTTGTCAGCAGTTTGTAGACGCAACGGTGCGGGTGTTGCAGGCACAGGCAACCGACCCAACCGCAGTCGAGACAGCGTTACAACAGCAAGTGGACTATATCAATCAGAATTGTATCTGGTCAGTGCGTGTTCACCAGTGGATAGAGTGGCTCAACTCCCTAGAAACACTGGAACTAACACCGTTAAATCCCCCGATAAAGACGGAGCATCCAATCCACGAATCTTTTTTAGAACCAATTCCTCCGTCACCACCCGACCTGCCGTCCGTTGCTCAGCTATCTCCTTCCGCAATCACCCAGTTGTTAGACCAAGCCGCCCAGTTGGGGCAAGCCGGACAGTTCGCAGAGGTGCAACGAATTTGTCAGCAAATCCTGCAACAGCAGCCTCAAACGGCACAGGCACTCCATTTGTTGGGACTGGCACAACTCCAACTACGTGACACCGAAGCTGCTTTAACCTCCTTGCAACAGGCGATCGCCCTGGCACCCAACGCGGCTGAATATCATGGGCATCTGGGCGTTGCCTTGTGCAGTTGTGAACAAGTGGAGGAGGGCATTACAGCTTATCAACGGGCATTGCAGTTGCAGCCTCAGTTAACCGATGTGCGCTATAACCTGGCATTGGCATTGCATCGACAGGGAAATCTTTCAGACGCGATCGCCCACTATCAACAGGTTGTAGCTCGTCAACCGCAAAACACGCAAGCTCTCTTGAATTTGGGAAATGCCCTGCAACAACGCCAGCAGTACGATCGGGCGATCGCTCGCTATCAACAAGCCCTCAAGCTGCGACCCGATCAAGCCGAAACTTGGTTGCGTTTGGGCACGGCTCACCAGATGCAGGAGCATTGGGAGGAAGCAATCCGCTGTTTTCAACGCGCATTGACCCTCAACCCTGAGTCAGTCGAAACGCACAACAATTTGGGCATCATCCTGTACGAGTTAGGTCGCGCACGAGAGGCGATCGCCCACTTTGAACAAGCTCTGGCACTGCAACCCAATTTGACCCATGCCGGATTAAATTTGGGCAATACGCTGTTAAAGCTAGAGCGATTTGCAGAAGCAGAAACCGCCTATCGGCAGGTGTTGCAGCGTGAACCAGATAATCTCAAAGCTCTGGATGGATTGGTGCGTTTGTTGCGACAAACCTGCCAGTGGGCAGATGTGGAAGCTCTGAGCGATCGCCTCATCACGGTTGCTCAAACCCAACTGGATCAGGGCAAACCCTGTTCAGTCACTCCTTTGAACACGTTACTGCTCCCTTTTTCAGCCGCACAACAACAGGCGATCGCACAACAGACCGCACAGGCGATTGCCCAATCCGTCGCAGAACGTCGTCAACAGTTGGGCTTCCAGTTCAATGAGAAGCCTCATACAGCCCATCGTCGATTACGAATCGGCTATGTCTCCGGGGATTTTCGCGATCATGCCGTGGCTCACCTGATGGTGCGATTGTTTGGGCTGCATAACCGTGAGCAGTTTGAAGTGTTTGCCTATTCCCTCGGTCCTGATGATGGCAGCGACTACCGTAAGACCTTTGAACAGGAGTGCGATCGCTTTATAGATATCAGTCATTGGACACCTGCCGCCAGTGCCCAACAAGTCTTTCAAGACGGCATTGATATTCTGGTAGATCTAGCAGGTTACACCGAATTTAGCTCTCCCCGGCTATTTGCGCTGCAACCTGCCCCAATTCAAGTGAACTATTTGGGCTATCCCGGCACGATGGGCGCAGACTTTATCGATTACGTCCTCACCGATCGGGTCATCACCCCACCGGAGCTAGCTTCCACCATGACGGAGCACTGCGTTTATCTGCCTCATTGCTATCAAATCAATGACAACCAACAAGCGATTCCTCCTGCCCCTTCTCGCCCTGCCATAGGTTTGCCAGAAACAGGTTTTGTCTACTGTTGCTTTAACAACACCCGCAAAATTGATCCTCACTTGTTTTCGGTGTGGATGCGGATTCTACAACAGGTTCCTAACAGTGTGATGTGGCTGTTTCATAGTTATCCAACGGCAGAACATAACCTCAAGCAAACCGCCGAAAAGCAGGGGATTAGGGGCGATCGCCTGATCTTTGCCCAACGACTGCCCAAGGCAGAGCACCTGAACCGTCTGCAACTCGCCGATTTGTTTCTCGACACTCGCTTTTACAACGCCCACACTACCGCCAGTGATGCACTCTGGGCAGGAGTTCCTGTCCTCACCACCCTCGGAGACACCTTTGCCGCTCGTGTTGCAGCTAGTCTGTTAACCGCTGTTGGTCTGCCAGAACTGATCACACCTTCGCTAGAAGCGTATGAACAACAGGCAATTCAACTCGCACAACACCCCCAAACCCTGCACGCTCTCAAAACTAAACTCGCCACACAACGCCTCACCATGCCGCTCTACGACACGGAGCGATCGGTACGGGCAATCGAGCAAGCCTATCAGATGATGTGGCAGGTTTATCAGTCAGGGGAATCACCGCGATCGCTGCCTTAG
- a CDS encoding outer membrane beta-barrel protein, with amino-acid sequence MKFSWKSAVTLSILAASTIVPVLSLADSASAQVARGMTGSYVGAGVSAGVSNPDDDTTFGGNVQGRYDLANAPISLRGSALISDGSAALMPIISYDVGIAPNTNLYLGAGYSFVTDDEDATPLGNQNAPVLTAGVETAVTRNIALYGDAKLGIDAYEGNSDSAVSLQLGAAYRF; translated from the coding sequence ATGAAATTTTCCTGGAAATCCGCTGTCACTCTTTCTATTCTGGCAGCATCAACAATCGTCCCAGTGTTGTCTTTGGCTGATTCGGCATCAGCTCAAGTCGCTAGAGGCATGACTGGTAGCTATGTCGGAGCTGGTGTCTCCGCAGGTGTAAGCAACCCTGATGACGACACTACTTTTGGTGGCAATGTTCAAGGTCGTTATGATCTGGCTAACGCACCCATTTCCTTAAGAGGTTCAGCCCTGATCAGTGATGGAAGTGCTGCTCTCATGCCTATCATTTCCTATGACGTAGGCATCGCTCCTAACACTAACCTTTACCTTGGTGCGGGCTACTCTTTTGTCACAGACGATGAAGATGCTACACCCCTCGGCAACCAAAACGCTCCTGTTTTGACCGCAGGTGTTGAAACGGCAGTTACAAGAAACATTGCCTTATATGGCGATGCAAAACTGGGGATTGATGCCTACGAAGGGAATTCTGATTCTGCTGTCAGCCTACAGTTAGGAGCCGCTTACAGGTTCTAA
- a CDS encoding response regulator: MHSHQSRPTEASQQNSLEGIHILLVEDEPDIADLLLFVLQTAGASVRRCSSAESALLLLESFRPHLLISNIQLLAHDGNWLIQQIRNHPRPDLRHLPALGVTSYHREVSADRALASGFNCFLSKLDSPNTLVEVISTLVRSSRDDW, encoded by the coding sequence ATGCATTCACATCAAAGCCGACCTACAGAAGCGAGCCAGCAAAATTCGCTGGAGGGCATCCACATCCTATTGGTTGAGGATGAACCAGACATTGCCGATTTGTTGTTGTTCGTTCTACAAACAGCTGGTGCGAGCGTCAGAAGGTGCAGCAGTGCTGAATCTGCCCTTCTGCTCTTAGAGTCGTTTCGCCCCCATCTTCTCATCAGTAATATTCAACTGCTGGCGCATGATGGGAATTGGTTGATTCAGCAGATTCGCAATCATCCACGCCCTGATCTTCGCCATCTGCCAGCCTTGGGTGTCACCTCCTATCACCGAGAGGTTTCTGCTGACCGCGCGTTAGCATCTGGGTTTAATTGTTTTCTGTCCAAGCTAGACTCACCCAACACCCTGGTTGAGGTTATTTCTACGCTTGTGAGGTCGTCACGGGATGATTGGTGA